Within the Deferribacterota bacterium genome, the region TTTACAGTTGATGTCATCTGTTTATGGATATTATCTAAATTCAATAAAAATTCCTTTGCACTATTATATTTTCTATAAAAATGCTTATACAATTTTTGCGAAGTATTTGTTACAAAGTATTCTCCTAATTCTTTTAAAAATAGCTTTTTTTGCATATTTAATTCCTTTGCCATATGCTCTATTAAACTCATAGCTTTGCTATCATCAAAATCAGTTGTAGCCAAAATTATTGTGTGATTTCCTAGACCAATATTATTTAGTAGCTTTTTCCATGAATCCTCATCTTTCTTTTCTAGATAGTAATCTTTAAAGCTATTAATTAAAACCCCTTT harbors:
- a CDS encoding heme NO-binding domain-containing protein, with product MKGVLINSFKDYYLEKKDEDSWKKLLNNIGLGNHTIILATTDFDDSKAMSLIEHMAKELNMQKKLFLKELGEYFVTNTSQKLYKHFYRKYNSAKEFLLNLDNIHKQMTSTVKGAKPPKFSYSEKDDKTLLMTYNSHRDMVDYFIGAIQGVGKIYNERLLVNITSNNQAEIRFQ